In one Paracoccus everestensis genomic region, the following are encoded:
- the leuB gene encoding 3-isopropylmalate dehydrogenase: MSDSYSLLILPGDGIGPEVMAEVVKVIDWFGANRGMSFDISEGLVGGASYDAHGTPLTDETMARAQAVDAVLLGAVGGPKYDVLDFSVKPERGLLRLRKEMDLYANLRPAQCFDALADFSSLKRDVVAGLDILIVRELTSGVYFGEPRGIHSDGNNPDNEGGRVGINTQRYTSGEIRRVARSAFELARRRGNKVCSMEKANVMESGILWREEVQWVHDNEYSDVDLTHMYADNGAMQLVRNPRQFDVIVTDNLFGDLLSDAAAMLTGSLGMLPSASLGAPMANGRPKAMYEPVHGSAPDIAGQGRANPIACILSFAMALRYSFDEGQAASDLERAVERVLADGVRTADLMGPEGGTPVTTSQMGDRIVAALSQG; this comes from the coding sequence ATGTCCGACAGCTATTCGCTTCTCATCCTGCCCGGCGACGGGATCGGTCCCGAGGTCATGGCCGAGGTGGTCAAGGTCATCGACTGGTTTGGGGCCAATCGCGGGATGTCCTTCGACATCAGCGAAGGTCTGGTCGGCGGCGCTTCCTATGACGCGCATGGCACGCCTTTGACGGATGAAACGATGGCAAGGGCGCAGGCGGTGGACGCGGTGCTGCTGGGCGCGGTCGGCGGGCCGAAGTACGACGTGCTGGATTTCAGCGTGAAACCTGAACGCGGCCTGCTGCGCCTGCGCAAGGAGATGGACCTTTACGCCAACCTGCGCCCGGCGCAGTGCTTTGACGCGCTTGCCGATTTCAGCAGCCTCAAGCGTGACGTGGTGGCGGGCCTGGACATCCTGATCGTGCGCGAGCTGACCAGTGGGGTCTATTTCGGCGAACCGCGCGGCATCCATTCGGACGGCAACAACCCCGACAACGAAGGCGGGCGCGTGGGCATCAACACGCAGCGCTATACTAGCGGAGAGATCCGGCGCGTTGCCCGGTCGGCCTTTGAACTGGCCCGGCGGCGGGGCAACAAGGTCTGTTCGATGGAAAAGGCCAATGTGATGGAATCCGGCATCCTCTGGCGCGAGGAAGTCCAGTGGGTCCATGACAACGAATATTCCGACGTGGACCTGACCCATATGTATGCCGACAATGGCGCGATGCAGCTTGTGCGCAACCCGCGCCAGTTCGACGTGATCGTGACCGACAACCTGTTCGGCGATCTGCTGTCGGACGCCGCCGCGATGCTGACCGGCAGCCTGGGGATGCTGCCCTCGGCCTCCTTGGGCGCGCCCATGGCGAATGGCCGCCCCAAGGCAATGTACGAACCCGTCCACGGATCGGCACCCGACATCGCCGGGCAGGGCCGCGCCAACCCGATCGCCTGCATCCTGTCCTTCGCGATGGCCCTGCGCTATTCCTTCGATGAAGGGCAGGCGGCGTCCGATCTGGAACGCGCGGTCGAACGGGTGCTGGCCGATGGCGTGCGCACGGCCGACCTGATGGGACCGGAAGGCGGCACCCCCGTCACCACGTCTCAGATGGGCGATCGCATCGTCGCGGCCCTGTCCCAGGGCTGA
- a CDS encoding MFS transporter, whose translation MPVLSVGLVSLVLAYVLSQFYRAFLAVLTPVLGTELGAMPGDLALSSGLWFATFAAMQIPVGRMLDRIGPRLTVALLLGGAGGAGAAVFALAQAPWHLHLAMALLGVGCAPALMGSYYIIAREYPAAAFGALAGMIVGFGSLGNILGATPLVWAIETLGWRASIAGLGLATVGVALLIAGTVRDPAKLGTDHPQGSLAEVLRLRALWFILPLFFVNYAASGAIRGLWAAPYLERVFDADAVVIGRATLAMGVAMILGNFLVAPAVRLVGSLRRTVLIFTGATLVVMGFLVLNPDPGLRLAVALLALIGLSGAGYVLLMAHGRSFLPDHLVGRGVTFLNMISIGGVGVMQFASRPVFQAASGAFPPPQAFAMLFLFFLIPLAIGFALYFLTPEARNA comes from the coding sequence ATGCCAGTCCTATCCGTGGGCCTTGTCAGCCTGGTGCTGGCCTATGTCCTCAGCCAGTTCTATCGCGCCTTTCTGGCAGTGCTGACGCCGGTCCTGGGCACGGAACTGGGGGCCATGCCCGGCGATCTGGCGCTGTCGTCGGGGCTGTGGTTCGCCACATTCGCGGCGATGCAGATCCCGGTCGGGCGGATGCTGGACCGGATCGGGCCGCGCCTGACGGTGGCCCTGCTGCTGGGGGGCGCGGGGGGCGCGGGGGCTGCGGTCTTTGCCCTGGCCCAGGCGCCCTGGCACCTGCATCTTGCGATGGCGCTGCTGGGCGTGGGCTGCGCGCCGGCCCTGATGGGATCCTATTACATCATTGCACGCGAATACCCCGCCGCGGCCTTTGGCGCCCTGGCGGGAATGATCGTGGGATTCGGCTCGCTCGGCAACATCCTGGGCGCGACGCCGCTGGTCTGGGCAATCGAGACGCTGGGCTGGCGTGCCAGCATTGCTGGCCTGGGCCTTGCCACGGTCGGCGTGGCGTTGCTGATCGCGGGCACCGTGCGCGATCCTGCGAAGCTGGGCACAGACCATCCGCAGGGGTCGCTGGCCGAGGTTCTGCGCCTGCGCGCCCTGTGGTTCATCCTGCCGCTGTTCTTCGTGAACTACGCGGCCTCGGGCGCGATCCGAGGGCTTTGGGCCGCGCCTTATCTGGAACGTGTCTTCGACGCGGATGCCGTCGTGATCGGGCGGGCGACCCTTGCCATGGGCGTGGCCATGATCCTGGGCAATTTCCTGGTGGCCCCCGCCGTGCGGCTGGTGGGCAGCCTGCGCCGGACGGTGCTGATCTTTACCGGCGCCACGCTGGTGGTGATGGGGTTCCTGGTCCTGAACCCCGACCCCGGCCTGCGCCTGGCCGTGGCCTTGCTGGCGTTGATCGGGCTGTCTGGGGCGGGATACGTCCTGCTGATGGCCCATGGGCGGTCCTTCCTGCCCGATCATCTGGTCGGGCGTGGGGTGACATTCCTGAACATGATTTCCATCGGTGGGGTGGGGGTGATGCAGTTCGCCTCGCGCCCGGTCTTCCAGGCGGCGTCCGGGGCCTTTCCCCCGCCGCAGGCCTTCGCAATGCTGTTCCTGTTCTTCCTGATCCCGCTTGCCATCGGCTTCGCCCTGTATTTCCTGACGCCCGAGGCCCGCAATGCCTGA
- a CDS encoding glycosyltransferase family 4 protein — protein MTDPLVIAPNLKRRLSGVTATVVRLIPVQERMIAIRATGPGLPPDVPHIPLARAVLMPRDRWRVWHARRNTEMALGLVLRRVLRRKYRLMFTSAAQRRHTGFTKWLIRQQDALVATSGKAAGYLDRPATVVMHGVDTKVFQPPADRAALRRDLGLDPDAVLIGCFGRVRAQKGVDLLVRAGLRLLPDRPGVQIVFTGRITPDNRAFADGLLAEIAAAGLGDRIRFLGELPWDQVVRHYQALDLFAAPARWEGFGLTPLEAMACGVPTVAARVGAYETLIRDGVTGSLVPADDEEALTEALRRWLDDPAARDAAGRAARDHVATNHAIDGEARALVAIYNDLLARP, from the coding sequence ATGACTGACCCGCTGGTCATCGCCCCCAACCTCAAGCGCCGCTTGTCGGGCGTCACTGCGACCGTGGTCCGGCTGATCCCGGTGCAGGAACGAATGATCGCGATCCGTGCGACCGGTCCCGGCCTGCCGCCGGATGTGCCGCATATTCCGCTGGCCCGCGCCGTCCTGATGCCGCGCGACCGCTGGCGCGTCTGGCACGCCCGGCGCAACACGGAAATGGCCCTGGGGCTGGTGCTGCGGCGGGTGCTGCGGCGAAAATACCGGCTGATGTTCACATCCGCCGCCCAACGCCGCCACACCGGGTTCACCAAGTGGCTGATCCGGCAGCAGGATGCGCTTGTCGCCACATCCGGCAAGGCCGCAGGCTATCTGGACCGGCCCGCCACGGTGGTGATGCATGGCGTGGATACCAAGGTGTTCCAGCCGCCCGCCGACCGGGCCGCGTTGCGCCGCGACCTTGGCCTTGACCCCGATGCGGTGCTGATCGGCTGCTTCGGCCGGGTTCGCGCGCAGAAGGGCGTCGATCTGCTAGTCCGCGCAGGGCTGCGGCTGCTGCCCGACAGGCCGGGCGTTCAGATCGTCTTCACCGGGCGCATCACGCCGGACAACCGCGCCTTTGCCGATGGGCTGCTGGCCGAAATCGCGGCGGCAGGCCTGGGGGATCGCATCCGTTTCCTGGGGGAACTGCCCTGGGACCAGGTTGTGCGGCATTACCAGGCGCTCGATCTGTTCGCGGCCCCTGCCCGCTGGGAAGGCTTTGGCCTGACGCCGCTGGAGGCGATGGCCTGCGGCGTCCCCACCGTGGCCGCCCGCGTCGGGGCCTATGAAACCCTGATCCGCGACGGCGTGACCGGCAGCCTGGTGCCCGCTGACGATGAGGAGGCATTGACCGAGGCATTGCGGCGCTGGCTGGACGATCCCGCCGCGCGCGATGCCGCCGGCCGAGCCGCCCGCGACCACGTTGCCACCAACCATGCCATCGACGGCGAGGCCCGCGCCTTGGTCGCCATTTACAACGACCTGCTGGCCCGGCCATGA
- a CDS encoding glycosyltransferase family 29 protein: MNKLRFYAARTLRDEAALQALSVPQADLLADLDGKSVALVGNARSLADSAQGAAIDAADVVIRINRAPQPGPGSHGTRTDWLALAVRLSDEDLARIAPRRILWMSPKRKRLGYRIAQGDGFYLHPLADHQALKDRLAAPPTTGAMMIDLLLRSGLSSLTLHGFDFFASQSLSGRRTADQVPHDFGAEAAWVADLRRSDGRLSLI, translated from the coding sequence ATGAACAAGCTGCGCTTTTATGCCGCCCGGACGCTGCGCGATGAAGCTGCGCTGCAAGCCCTGTCCGTTCCCCAGGCCGATCTGCTGGCTGATCTGGACGGCAAGTCGGTTGCCTTGGTCGGCAATGCCCGGTCGCTGGCCGACAGCGCACAGGGCGCGGCCATCGACGCCGCCGATGTCGTCATCCGCATCAACCGCGCCCCCCAGCCCGGGCCCGGCAGCCATGGCACCCGCACCGACTGGCTGGCCCTGGCCGTGCGGCTGTCCGATGAGGATCTGGCCCGCATCGCGCCCCGGCGGATCCTGTGGATGTCGCCCAAGCGCAAGCGCCTGGGCTATCGCATCGCGCAGGGCGACGGCTTTTATCTGCATCCGCTGGCCGATCATCAGGCCTTGAAAGACCGCCTTGCCGCGCCGCCCACCACCGGGGCGATGATGATCGACCTGTTGCTGCGGTCCGGCCTTTCCAGCCTGACCCTTCACGGCTTCGACTTCTTCGCCAGCCAAAGCCTGTCGGGCCGCCGCACCGCCGATCAGGTGCCCCATGACTTTGGCGCCGAAGCGGCCTGGGTTGCGGATTTGCGGCGCAGCGATGGGCGGCTGAGCCTGATCTAA
- a CDS encoding DUF2214 domain-containing protein, translated as MELAAWIEASGLARMLRGSGDLYMVLNALHILGIGLLLGAILPLDLRILGVLRGPSLPVIGPFLSRMAGIGLGLAVLTGACLWSVSAAEYLGNAAFRWKLVLLAVALGNVVLMHRLGWKQMIATGRPGPAARILAALSAVIWPGVLLAGRWIGFL; from the coding sequence ATGGAGCTTGCGGCCTGGATCGAAGCCTCGGGCCTGGCGCGGATGCTGCGCGGGTCGGGCGATCTGTACATGGTGCTGAACGCGCTGCATATCCTGGGAATCGGACTGCTGCTGGGCGCGATCCTGCCGCTGGATCTGCGGATCCTGGGGGTTCTGCGCGGCCCGTCCTTGCCGGTGATCGGACCGTTCCTGTCGCGGATGGCGGGCATCGGGTTGGGACTGGCCGTCCTGACGGGCGCCTGCCTGTGGTCGGTCAGTGCGGCCGAGTATCTGGGCAACGCGGCCTTTCGCTGGAAACTGGTCCTGCTGGCCGTGGCCTTGGGCAATGTCGTCCTGATGCACAGGCTGGGATGGAAACAGATGATCGCCACGGGGCGGCCCGGCCCGGCCGCCCGGATCCTGGCCGCCCTGTCGGCGGTGATCTGGCCCGGCGTGCTGCTGGCCGGGCGATGGATCGGGTTTCTTTAG
- a CDS encoding DUF6152 family protein encodes MHKSLAMRHGFKGIVAGLMMLAAPVAAHHGWSWAEGDQVRLDGLIEDVSMNPPHPSLRVRAADGTVWFVELGNPGRTARSGFDGDTASIGDAVTVIGNRDRDPAEAHMKAVRIVIDGRNYDMYPERIQAD; translated from the coding sequence ATGCACAAGAGTCTTGCCATGCGCCACGGCTTCAAGGGGATCGTCGCCGGACTGATGATGCTGGCCGCGCCGGTGGCCGCGCATCACGGCTGGTCCTGGGCCGAGGGTGACCAGGTTCGGCTGGACGGCCTGATCGAGGACGTGTCGATGAACCCGCCCCATCCCAGCCTGCGGGTCCGGGCGGCGGATGGCACGGTCTGGTTCGTCGAACTGGGCAATCCGGGCCGGACGGCGCGGTCGGGCTTTGACGGGGATACTGCCAGCATCGGCGATGCGGTCACGGTGATCGGCAACCGCGACCGCGATCCCGCCGAGGCGCATATGAAGGCGGTGCGCATCGTGATCGACGGCCGGAACTATGACATGTATCCCGAACGCATCCAGGCCGACTGA
- a CDS encoding aspartate-semialdehyde dehydrogenase produces MGYKVVVAGATGNVGREMLNILEERMFPVDEIAALASRRSQGTEVSFGDKTLKVKDIEQFDWTGWDIALFAIGSDATKIHAPKAAAAGCIVIDNSSLYRYDPQIPLIVPEVNPDAIHDYKNKNIIANPNCSTAQMVVALKPLHDRARITRVVVSTYQSVSGAGKDGMDELWNQTKGMYVPGQEVAPKKFSKQIAFNVIPQIDVFLDSGDTKEEWKMVAETKKILDPKVKVTATCVRVPVFVGHSESINIEFEDFLDEDEARDILREAPGILVVDKREPGGYTTPVECVGEFATFISRIRQDVTVENGLNLWCVSDNLRKGAALNAVQIAELLGNRVLKKG; encoded by the coding sequence ATGGGCTACAAAGTCGTCGTCGCCGGCGCCACGGGGAATGTGGGCCGCGAAATGCTGAACATCCTGGAGGAACGCATGTTCCCCGTGGACGAGATTGCCGCGCTGGCCTCGCGCCGGTCGCAGGGCACCGAGGTCAGCTTTGGCGACAAGACCCTCAAGGTGAAGGACATCGAGCAGTTCGACTGGACCGGCTGGGACATCGCGCTGTTCGCCATCGGGTCGGATGCGACGAAAATCCATGCGCCCAAGGCCGCGGCGGCGGGTTGCATCGTGATCGACAATTCGTCGCTTTATCGTTATGACCCCCAGATCCCGCTGATCGTGCCCGAGGTGAACCCGGATGCGATCCACGATTACAAGAACAAGAACATCATCGCGAACCCCAACTGTTCCACCGCGCAGATGGTGGTGGCGTTGAAGCCGCTGCACGACCGCGCGCGCATCACGCGGGTCGTGGTCAGCACCTATCAGTCCGTGTCGGGCGCGGGCAAGGACGGCATGGACGAATTGTGGAACCAGACCAAGGGCATGTATGTGCCGGGTCAGGAAGTCGCCCCCAAGAAGTTTTCCAAGCAGATCGCCTTCAACGTGATCCCGCAGATCGACGTTTTCCTGGACAGCGGCGACACCAAGGAAGAATGGAAGATGGTGGCCGAGACGAAGAAGATCCTCGACCCCAAGGTCAAGGTCACGGCCACCTGCGTGCGCGTGCCGGTCTTTGTCGGACATTCGGAATCCATCAACATCGAGTTCGAGGACTTCTTGGACGAGGACGAGGCCCGCGACATCCTGCGCGAGGCGCCGGGCATCCTGGTCGTCGACAAGCGCGAGCCGGGCGGATACACGACCCCGGTCGAATGCGTGGGCGAGTTCGCGACCTTCATCAGCCGCATCCGCCAGGACGTGACGGTGGAAAACGGCCTGAACCTGTGGTGCGTCAGCGACAACCTGCGCAAGGGCGCCGCCCTGAACGCCGTGCAGATCGCGGAACTGCTGGGCAATCGCGTCCTGAAAAAGGGCTGA
- a CDS encoding DedA family protein, whose translation MFDWITGFLDSGGAWAIAALMLLENVFPPIPSELIMPLAGFNAARGGTPLWLAVLAGGLGSLAGAYLWYLVGRAFGAHRLRRLIARHGRWLTLTLSEFEAAEGWFQRHGRKIVFLGRFVPTVRTLISIPAGIERMPQAQFLLFTALGSFIWSGGLALAGYLLEDQYERVEHWINPVSTAVVMGIIALYVWRVIRWKPDA comes from the coding sequence GTGTTCGACTGGATCACGGGCTTTCTGGACAGCGGCGGGGCCTGGGCCATCGCCGCCCTGATGCTGCTGGAAAACGTCTTTCCGCCGATCCCGTCCGAATTGATCATGCCGCTGGCGGGCTTCAACGCCGCCCGCGGCGGCACGCCCCTGTGGCTGGCGGTCCTGGCCGGTGGCCTGGGATCGCTTGCGGGGGCCTATCTGTGGTATCTGGTCGGTCGCGCCTTTGGCGCCCACCGGCTGCGCCGCCTGATCGCGCGCCATGGCCGCTGGCTGACCCTGACCCTGTCGGAATTCGAGGCGGCCGAGGGATGGTTTCAACGCCATGGCCGCAAGATCGTGTTCCTTGGGCGCTTTGTCCCCACCGTGCGCACGCTGATCTCGATCCCCGCCGGGATCGAGCGGATGCCGCAGGCGCAGTTCCTGCTGTTCACCGCCCTTGGCAGCTTCATCTGGTCGGGTGGGCTGGCGCTTGCGGGCTATCTGCTGGAAGACCAGTATGAACGGGTCGAACACTGGATCAACCCGGTGTCCACGGCGGTCGTGATGGGCATCATTGCGCTGTATGTCTGGCGCGTGATCCGCTGGAAGCCCGACGCCTGA
- a CDS encoding carbonic anhydrase: MHNIRPLPQYLAGRFHGWKATSYAENSAWYRRLATDGQRPRAMVISCCDSRVHVTSIFGADTGEFFIHRNIANLVPPYAPDGLQHGTSAAVEYAVQALKVAHLIVVGHTMCGGVAGCHAMCSGHAPELEEKTSFVGRWMDILRPGYDRVKDLPEDQQVAALEREAVLVSIENLMTFPFVRTAVEAGQMSIHGLVHDISEGTLFQALEGGKTWATI; encoded by the coding sequence ATGCATAACATTCGTCCTTTGCCGCAATATCTGGCAGGCCGCTTTCACGGCTGGAAGGCCACGTCCTATGCCGAAAACAGCGCCTGGTATCGCCGCCTGGCCACCGACGGGCAGCGCCCGCGCGCCATGGTGATTTCCTGCTGCGACTCGCGCGTCCACGTTACCAGCATCTTTGGCGCGGATACGGGCGAATTCTTTATCCATCGCAACATCGCGAACCTTGTGCCGCCCTATGCCCCGGACGGGTTGCAGCACGGCACCTCGGCGGCGGTGGAATATGCGGTGCAGGCCTTGAAGGTCGCGCATCTGATCGTGGTGGGCCATACCATGTGCGGCGGCGTGGCGGGCTGTCATGCGATGTGTTCAGGCCATGCCCCCGAACTGGAGGAAAAGACCAGCTTCGTCGGCCGCTGGATGGACATCCTGCGCCCCGGCTATGACCGGGTGAAGGATCTGCCCGAGGACCAGCAAGTTGCCGCCCTGGAACGCGAGGCGGTGCTGGTATCGATCGAGAACCTGATGACATTCCCCTTTGTCCGCACGGCGGTCGAGGCGGGGCAGATGTCGATCCACGGCCTTGTCCACGACATCAGCGAAGGCACGTTGTTCCAGGCGCTTGAGGGTGGAAAAACCTGGGCAACCATCTGA
- a CDS encoding leucyl aminopeptidase family protein: protein MIPDFAPDSADALPLWAVWKGDPLVDQAGPWPGASGFSGKTGEICLLPNPSGGLAGALLGLGDRTTAPRHRFALAHATALPPGTWRAILPDGLDPDEAALALLLGQYRFTRYKGTPYSGPQFSCPEGVDAARIHAQAAGEFLTRDLINTPANDMGPIDLEDAARALAKEVGASVTVTTGPDLLDANLPMIHAVGRAAEQAPRLIDIRLGNSGPRLTVVGKGVCFDTGGLDIKPSASMLLMKKDMGGAATALGLLKMLALTGAADRMRIRLLLPVVENSVSASSFRPGDVLTSRKGLTVEVNNTDAEGRLILADALALGAEESPDLMISLATLTGAARVALGPDLPPFYCDDDATADALSRAAMAVRDPLWRMPFWDGYESQIEPPIADLDNAPSGGMAGSITAALFLRRFAEGAGRYVHMDIYGWQPVLAPGRPKGGVGQGARAILAALPQILA, encoded by the coding sequence ATGATCCCCGATTTTGCCCCCGATTCCGCCGATGCCCTGCCGCTGTGGGCGGTGTGGAAGGGCGACCCCCTGGTCGACCAGGCTGGTCCCTGGCCGGGCGCCAGCGGATTTTCGGGAAAGACCGGGGAAATCTGCCTGCTGCCCAATCCTTCGGGCGGGCTTGCGGGGGCCTTGCTGGGCCTGGGGGATCGAACGACCGCCCCCCGCCACCGCTTTGCCCTGGCCCATGCCACGGCCTTGCCGCCAGGAACATGGCGCGCGATCCTGCCCGACGGCCTTGACCCGGATGAGGCTGCCTTGGCGCTGCTGCTGGGCCAGTATCGCTTTACCCGCTACAAGGGGACACCTTATTCCGGCCCGCAGTTTTCCTGCCCCGAGGGTGTGGATGCCGCCCGGATCCATGCGCAGGCGGCAGGAGAGTTCCTGACCCGCGACCTGATCAACACCCCTGCCAACGACATGGGACCGATTGATCTGGAAGACGCCGCCCGCGCCCTGGCCAAGGAGGTGGGCGCAAGCGTCACGGTCACGACCGGGCCGGACCTTCTGGACGCCAACCTGCCGATGATCCACGCGGTCGGGCGCGCGGCCGAACAGGCGCCGCGCCTGATTGACATCCGACTGGGCAACAGCGGCCCGCGTTTGACGGTCGTCGGCAAGGGTGTCTGCTTTGATACCGGCGGGCTGGACATCAAGCCCTCGGCATCCATGTTGCTGATGAAAAAGGACATGGGCGGCGCGGCGACCGCGCTTGGCCTTCTGAAGATGCTGGCGCTGACCGGGGCTGCGGACCGGATGCGGATCCGGCTGCTGCTGCCGGTCGTGGAAAACAGCGTTTCGGCCAGCTCATTCCGGCCCGGCGACGTGTTGACCAGCCGCAAGGGCCTGACGGTCGAGGTGAACAACACCGACGCCGAGGGCCGGTTGATCCTGGCCGATGCCTTGGCTTTGGGGGCCGAGGAAAGCCCCGACCTGATGATCTCGCTGGCGACGCTGACAGGCGCCGCGCGCGTGGCGCTTGGGCCGGACCTGCCGCCTTTTTACTGCGACGACGATGCCACCGCCGATGCGCTGTCGCGCGCCGCAATGGCCGTGCGCGATCCGCTGTGGCGGATGCCCTTCTGGGATGGCTACGAATCCCAGATCGAGCCGCCTATCGCGGATCTGGACAACGCCCCCTCGGGCGGGATGGCGGGGTCGATCACCGCCGCGCTGTTCCTGCGCCGCTTCGCGGAAGGCGCCGGGCGCTATGTCCATATGGACATCTATGGCTGGCAGCCGGTCCTGGCCCCCGGCAGGCCCAAGGGGGGTGTCGGCCAGGGGGCACGGGCGATCCTGGCCGCCTTGCCGCAGATCCTGGCATGA
- a CDS encoding C40 family peptidase translates to MTLDRRLTPATDRIALECLAGVLERPAYTPGNAARLVVPLADLLTAPDARRDRQVNFGADVTVIETRGDWCFVQTDLDGYCGWLAGSSLGHDLPPITHRVTAPATHVYPAPDMKQPQIVSLSLGARLSVTGVEGRFARLATGGFVPVQHIGDQPATDPVPVAESLSGTPYLWGGNSRAGIDCSGLVQAALTACDIPCPGDSDLQRAAFPVANEIRRGDLLFWPGHVALAMSPDRMIHATAFAMGVIVESIPDAIARIDAAGDGPFLGIRRPPLAQPATLA, encoded by the coding sequence ATGACGCTGGACCGCCGCCTGACCCCGGCAACCGACCGGATCGCGCTGGAATGCCTGGCAGGGGTGCTGGAACGCCCCGCCTATACGCCCGGCAATGCCGCGCGGCTGGTGGTGCCCCTGGCCGACCTGTTGACCGCACCAGACGCGCGCCGCGACCGGCAGGTGAATTTCGGCGCCGACGTGACGGTGATCGAGACGCGGGGCGACTGGTGTTTCGTGCAAACGGATCTAGACGGCTATTGCGGCTGGCTGGCTGGCTCCTCGCTGGGCCATGACCTGCCGCCGATCACGCATCGGGTAACGGCCCCTGCCACCCATGTCTATCCCGCCCCCGACATGAAGCAGCCGCAGATTGTCAGCCTGTCCCTGGGCGCCCGCCTCTCGGTCACGGGGGTCGAAGGGCGGTTCGCCCGTCTTGCTACCGGCGGCTTCGTTCCCGTGCAGCATATCGGCGACCAGCCCGCCACCGATCCGGTGCCGGTCGCGGAAAGCCTGTCCGGCACGCCCTATCTGTGGGGCGGCAACAGCCGTGCGGGCATTGACTGTTCGGGCCTGGTCCAAGCGGCGCTGACGGCCTGCGACATCCCCTGCCCCGGCGACAGCGACCTGCAGCGCGCTGCCTTTCCAGTGGCAAACGAAATCCGAAGGGGCGATCTGCTGTTCTGGCCGGGCCACGTAGCCTTGGCGATGTCGCCCGACCGGATGATCCATGCGACCGCCTTTGCCATGGGGGTGATCGTCGAATCCATCCCCGACGCCATCGCCCGAATCGATGCGGCAGGCGATGGCCCGTTCCTTGGCATCCGCCGCCCGCCTCTGGCGCAGCCCGCCACTTTGGCCTAG